The genomic segment CATGCCTCGGGAACAGGCACCGAGGGGGCGGGATGGTCGGCCTGCTGGGTCTCTGCTAATCCTCGTCTTCCCTTTAGGGCTCCGTGCAGGCTTCTGGTCGCACTGCACGCCGCGCTTCCTCTGGATTGCCCCGAAACACCGTGGTGCTGTTTGTGCCGCAGCAGGAGGCCTGGGTGGTGGAGCGAATGGGCCGATTCCACCGGATCCTGGAGCCTGTGAGAACCTCTTTTGCCCACACCAGGCCAGCCTGAATCCCAATTCCCTCACGATATGGGGGGATGGGGTGAGACCTCATTAGGGCCTGCGTTCACTTTTGGCTTCAGACACCCCAGGACAGACCTGGCAGGGCCCAGACCACTGACCGTCATACCCATCTTACCACATCTTCCTATTGCCCTAGCATCCCACGGGTCCTGTGTTGGGAATCTCTTTTATTCACCCTCTCAGCTCCACCTGTCATCATGGAGAAGGCCACTTTGCTGGCTCCTATTCCCTTGATTCTCCCTTCCATTCAGAGATCCAGCCTTACATTCCTATCCTTACATTCCCGTCTACCAGTGACACCCCAAGCCTTCTGCTTTTCTGGGCAGAATCTGTGTTGATTCCTTATCCACTCCAGGCCTAGCTTGGATCCCAATCCTACAGTCCCGCGTCCTTCTGAAGACCTGTGACTCCTCTTCCCAGGGCTTGAATATCCTCATCCCTGTGTTAGACCGGATCCGATACGTGCAGAGTCTCAAGGAGATTGTCATCAACGTGCCTGAGCAGTCTGCTGTGACTCTTGGTGAGAGGTGCAGGGCGACATGGGTGCTCTGAGGCCATTAGGATGTGGTGGCAGGAGAAAGCTGATTGGGACCTGAAGTCCTGAccacctcctttctctcctgctcCTGCACCTACAGACAATGTAACTCTGCAAATTGATGGAGTCCTTTACCTGCGCATCATGGACCCTTACAAGGTATCTACCCCCAGCTTTCTTCAGCTCCCGAGTTGCTCTCCTCCCTGGAATCCTGCACCCAAACTACTTACACCATCCATGCCCCTTTCAGGCAAGCTACGGTGTGGAGGACCCTGAGTACGCTGTCACTCAGCTAGCTCAGACAACCATGAGGTCAGAGCTCGGCAAACTCTCTCTGGACAAAGTTTTCCGGGTAAGGGGGTCTGAGCCAGAGATAGGGTGTGAAGACACATACCTGGCACTCTGAGTCCTTTCTGGGGATCAGTCCTGGGACCTTCTCAGCTTAGCCCCTTGATAGTTGGACTGAAGCCACGGAGCTTACACCTCTCTTCCTCCAGGAGCGGGAGTCCCTGAATGCCAGCATTGTGGATGCCATCAACCAGGCTGCTGACTGCTGGGGCATCCGCTGCCTCCGTTATGAGATTAAGGACATCCATGTGCCACCCCGGGTGAAAGAGTCCATGCAGATGCAGGTGGGGGCCCgggagggatggggaagaggaCTTCAGGATGCTCCAGTTGCGTGGGGATCTCGACACCCTTCCCTGTTATGATGGGTGCAATCGCAGGTCTCTGTAAGAGTTTACTTTTGCTCTGGTTTCTTATTGATGGGGGTTGCTGGGGGCTCCTAGGTGGAGGCGGAGCGGCGGAAACGGGCCACAGTGCTGGAGTCTGAGGGCACTCGAGAGTCGGCCATCAATGTGGCAGAGGGGAAGAAGCAGGCACAGATCCTGGCCTCCGAGGCAGAAAAAGCTGAACAGATAAATCAGGCAGCAGGTCAGCAGAGGGTGGAGGCTAGGGGATGTACAGGGCATGGGTCTTTGAGGGTTGGTACTCGGACAGGAGCTTTGGGGTACCCTCACCTCATAGGTCtacttctgtctcttttcttccagGAGAGGCCAGTGCAGTTCTGGCCAAGGCCAAGGCTAAAGCTGAAGCGATTCGCATCCTGGCTGCAGCTCTGACACAACATGTGAGGGGCCCCCTAGGTGGGAGTCGGGGACAGGAATTGGCAGTAGAAGAGGTTCTCTCATTTTCCCTTGGGAGAAATTCCTGCCTTTTTTGGTTCCATTGAGCTACATTACATGATCTCTTGTATTGTGATCTGCATATCCTCTTTCTAGGAACCTGACTTCTCtccacttccttcccttctccctctccaagTCTGTGATCTCTGATTTTTATCTTCCCTGTGGCCACAGAATGGAGATGCAGCAGCCTCATTGACTGTGGCTGAGCAGTATGTCAGCGCGTTCTCCAAACTGGCCAAGGACTCCAACACTATCCTGCTACCCTCCAACCCTGGAGACGTCACCAGTATGGTGGCTCAGGTTAGAGTGCCCTGAGGACCCAGCATAGAGCACCGATGCCAGAGACTGAGAccctaccaccaccatcatcactttcACCACAGAGGCTTTTAGAGTGCCCTGACCCTGAGACCTACACCTCTCTTTGTCCCCTGAATGAGACACCCCCACTCATCCCTGGCGATAGGGAACCTCTtgagacatctttttttttcccccagataccTGTATTAGTATTTTGAGGGTGACCCTGCTCTGGTAGTTTGTAACTTTCCTAGAACTGACTCCAAAGCTTATAAGACTGAGgcttgagagagagagggaaaacaaGCTTACGGGCCCCGGCTCTACCTTCTTCCTTTGAGCCGTTGGTGGGTTGGGCTATGCCTTCTGCCATGTG from the Hippopotamus amphibius kiboko isolate mHipAmp2 chromosome 2, mHipAmp2.hap2, whole genome shotgun sequence genome contains:
- the STOML2 gene encoding stomatin-like protein 2, mitochondrial isoform X1 codes for the protein MLARAARGTGALLLKGSVQASGRTARRASSGLPRNTVVLFVPQQEAWVVERMGRFHRILEPGLNILIPVLDRIRYVQSLKEIVINVPEQSAVTLDNVTLQIDGVLYLRIMDPYKASYGVEDPEYAVTQLAQTTMRSELGKLSLDKVFRERESLNASIVDAINQAADCWGIRCLRYEIKDIHVPPRVKESMQMQVEAERRKRATVLESEGTRESAINVAEGKKQAQILASEAEKAEQINQAAGEASAVLAKAKAKAEAIRILAAALTQHNGDAAASLTVAEQYVSAFSKLAKDSNTILLPSNPGDVTSMVAQAMGVYGALTKAPVPGAQDSVSSRSSRDVQSTDASLDEELDRVKLS
- the STOML2 gene encoding stomatin-like protein 2, mitochondrial isoform X2; this encodes MDPYKASYGVEDPEYAVTQLAQTTMRSELGKLSLDKVFRERESLNASIVDAINQAADCWGIRCLRYEIKDIHVPPRVKESMQMQVEAERRKRATVLESEGTRESAINVAEGKKQAQILASEAEKAEQINQAAGEASAVLAKAKAKAEAIRILAAALTQHNGDAAASLTVAEQYVSAFSKLAKDSNTILLPSNPGDVTSMVAQAMGVYGALTKAPVPGAQDSVSSRSSRDVQSTDASLDEELDRVKLS